The following are from one region of the Nostoc cf. commune SO-36 genome:
- the gatA gene encoding Asp-tRNA(Asn)/Glu-tRNA(Gln) amidotransferase subunit GatA — MASIRELHQQLVKKERSAVEITQEALERIQVLEPKLHSFLCVTAERALEQAGAVDAKIAAGEEIGLLAGIPVGIKDNLCTKGVPTTCASRILENFVPPYESTATQKLADAGAVMVGKTNLDEFAMGSSTENSAYQVTANPWDLSRVPGGSSGGSAAAVAAQECVVALGSDTGGSIRQPASFCGVVGMKPTYGLVSRYGLVAYASSLDQIGPFGNTVEDAAILLSAIAGYDPKDSTSLKVPIPNYAASLKPDFKPRGQLRIGIIKETFGEGLDSVVEQAVTKAVDQLQSLGAEIHIISCPRFRYGLPTYYIIAPSEASANLARYDGVKYGYRAPDADNLLSMYTRTRAAGFGTEVKRRIMIGTYALSAGYYDAYYLKAQKVRTLIKQDFEKAFGAVDVLVCPTSPTTAFKAGEKTTDPLSMYLNDLMTIPVNLAGLPSLSLPCGFDDQGLPIGLQLIGNVLREELLFQVAYAYEQSTSWHLHKPKIS; from the coding sequence ATGGCATCTATCCGCGAGTTGCACCAACAACTGGTTAAAAAAGAACGTTCTGCTGTTGAAATTACCCAAGAAGCTTTAGAGCGCATTCAAGTATTAGAGCCGAAATTGCACAGCTTTTTATGTGTGACGGCAGAACGAGCATTAGAGCAGGCAGGTGCTGTGGATGCCAAAATTGCCGCAGGAGAAGAAATTGGCCTATTAGCAGGGATTCCTGTGGGTATCAAGGACAATTTATGTACCAAGGGAGTTCCCACAACCTGCGCCTCCCGGATTTTGGAAAACTTCGTGCCGCCTTATGAATCAACAGCGACACAAAAACTGGCAGATGCTGGGGCGGTAATGGTAGGCAAAACCAACTTGGATGAGTTTGCAATGGGTAGTTCTACAGAAAACTCTGCCTACCAAGTCACGGCTAATCCTTGGGATTTGTCACGAGTTCCGGGCGGTTCTTCAGGGGGTTCTGCGGCGGCGGTGGCGGCTCAAGAATGTGTGGTTGCTCTCGGTTCTGATACTGGCGGTTCGATTCGCCAACCTGCATCTTTTTGCGGTGTTGTGGGAATGAAACCAACTTATGGTCTGGTTTCTCGTTATGGTTTGGTGGCTTACGCTTCATCTTTGGATCAAATTGGCCCATTTGGAAACACAGTAGAAGATGCTGCGATATTATTAAGTGCGATCGCAGGTTACGATCCTAAAGACTCTACCAGCTTGAAAGTTCCCATTCCCAACTATGCTGCTAGCTTAAAACCAGACTTCAAACCCAGAGGTCAGCTAAGGATTGGTATCATTAAAGAAACTTTTGGTGAAGGTTTAGACTCTGTAGTGGAACAAGCTGTTACTAAAGCAGTAGATCAACTACAAAGTTTGGGAGCAGAAATTCATATAATTTCCTGTCCCCGCTTTCGATATGGCTTACCCACCTATTACATCATCGCCCCATCCGAAGCATCAGCAAACTTGGCTCGTTACGATGGCGTTAAATATGGGTATCGCGCTCCTGATGCAGATAACCTCCTATCGATGTACACTCGTACCCGTGCGGCTGGTTTTGGTACAGAAGTCAAGCGCCGAATTATGATTGGCACTTACGCTCTTTCGGCTGGCTATTATGACGCTTACTATCTAAAAGCGCAAAAAGTCCGTACTTTGATTAAGCAAGACTTTGAAAAGGCTTTTGGCGCGGTTGATGTATTGGTTTGTCCCACATCTCCCACTACAGCATTCAAAGCAGGGGAAAAAACTACTGACCCCCTAAGTATGTATTTAAATGACTTGATGACTATTCCTGTAAATCTTGCTGGTTTACCTAGTTTAAGTTTGCCATGTGGTTTTGATGATCAGGGACTACCGATAGGATTACAGCTAATCGGCAATGTGCTGCGAGAAGAGCTACTGTTTCAAGTAGCTTATGCTTATGAGCAATCCACTAGTTGGCATCTGCACAAACCGAAAATATCTTGA
- a CDS encoding helix-turn-helix domain-containing protein, with protein sequence MTLLNEAQVEQLKEITTHLRQVRQEKSISIEEIAAQTLIRAGVLQALEEERFEELPELIFLQGFIRRYGDALGLDGNALSYSLITNVVPQESKNAHNNLDNKGNSYIPLVLTYILLLVGASAGLLHILNPQLTSQSVTPEDNNPQSIVSNQANK encoded by the coding sequence GTGACGCTCTTAAACGAAGCTCAAGTAGAGCAATTAAAAGAAATAACCACACACTTGCGACAAGTAAGACAAGAAAAATCTATCTCCATAGAAGAAATAGCTGCTCAAACATTGATTAGAGCAGGTGTTTTGCAAGCTTTAGAAGAAGAACGATTTGAAGAATTGCCTGAGCTTATTTTTCTGCAAGGATTCATCCGTCGTTATGGAGATGCATTAGGGCTGGATGGAAATGCTTTATCATACAGCCTTATAACCAATGTTGTCCCTCAAGAATCCAAAAATGCTCATAATAACTTAGACAACAAGGGAAATTCATATATTCCTCTTGTTTTGACCTATATTTTATTATTAGTTGGTGCATCTGCTGGTCTTCTTCATATACTGAATCCACAACTTACATCTCAATCGGTGACTCCAGAAGACAATAATCCACAGTCAATAGTTAGCAATCAGGCTAACAAATGA
- a CDS encoding alpha/beta hydrolase yields the protein MKINRLQFLIQVFSQRLLWAGIIAAIAYSAICLFLFIGQPRFIFVPSAVIEKTPEFFNLPYEEVWLAVPVKTGKVERIHGWWIKAKKPNAKVLLYLHGNGINIGANITHANRFHQLGFSVLLIDYRGYGRSEGSFPNEKRVYEDAVTAWNYLVQQQEIPPNQIFIYGHSLGGAIAIDLAVKHPQAAGLIVESSFTSIRDLITYRNMFRMFPVDLILTQRFESIKKLPNVKMPVLFIHGAVDLTVPSFMSEKLYAVAPEPKQLFLVPGADHNNTAVVGGSQYLQRIESFVQQAQTRSYMNSLD from the coding sequence ATGAAAATTAACAGGTTGCAATTTCTAATACAAGTATTTTCCCAACGGCTACTCTGGGCTGGGATAATTGCAGCGATCGCTTATAGTGCAATCTGTCTATTTCTTTTTATTGGGCAACCTCGGTTCATTTTCGTTCCCTCTGCTGTGATTGAAAAGACACCAGAGTTTTTTAATCTCCCTTATGAAGAGGTGTGGTTAGCTGTACCAGTTAAAACAGGCAAGGTAGAACGCATCCACGGTTGGTGGATAAAAGCCAAGAAACCCAATGCTAAGGTGTTGCTATACTTGCACGGTAATGGTATCAATATTGGCGCAAATATAACTCATGCCAATCGGTTTCATCAACTAGGATTTTCGGTGTTGCTGATTGATTATCGGGGTTATGGTCGCAGTGAAGGCAGCTTTCCCAATGAAAAGCGGGTTTATGAAGATGCAGTTACAGCTTGGAATTATTTGGTACAGCAACAAGAGATTCCACCCAACCAAATTTTTATTTATGGTCATTCTTTAGGGGGTGCGATTGCCATTGATTTGGCTGTGAAACACCCACAAGCCGCCGGTTTAATCGTGGAAAGCTCCTTTACTTCCATCCGCGATTTAATCACTTATCGAAATATGTTTCGGATGTTTCCTGTGGATTTAATCTTGACACAGCGCTTTGAATCCATTAAAAAATTGCCAAATGTAAAGATGCCAGTTTTATTCATTCATGGTGCTGTTGATTTGACTGTACCCTCTTTCATGAGCGAAAAACTGTATGCCGTTGCTCCCGAACCAAAACAACTATTCTTGGTTCCAGGAGCAGATCATAACAACACCGCAGTCGTTGGTGGTTCACAATATTTGCAACGGATAGAGTCTTTTGTCCAACAAGCGCAGACTCGTAGCTATATGAACAGCCTCGACTAG
- a CDS encoding HAD family hydrolase: MLAAILFDLDGTIVNTDPIHYRAWQETLSHYSIEIDETFYKSRISGGLNPEIVKDILPQLSTAEGQKFADDKEALFRELAPDLQPLNGFSELLAWTDTHQLKRALVTNAPRLNAEFMLEVLGIKEAFHTVVLAEDCIAGKPDPAPYQVALNKLGITAEEAIALEDSPSGIRSAVGADIRTIGIASTHDPQFLQSVGAFMAIPDFTDLQLWTLLNSLIDPNLSAIASNF, from the coding sequence ATGCTGGCTGCAATTCTCTTTGACCTAGACGGCACTATTGTCAACACTGACCCCATACACTACCGGGCGTGGCAGGAAACGCTGTCACATTATAGCATTGAAATTGACGAAACATTTTATAAATCTCGAATTAGTGGGGGGCTAAATCCAGAAATTGTCAAAGATATTTTGCCACAATTATCAACAGCAGAAGGGCAAAAATTTGCAGACGATAAAGAGGCGCTTTTCCGCGAACTTGCCCCGGATCTTCAGCCATTGAATGGATTTTCTGAACTACTAGCCTGGACAGACACACATCAGTTAAAACGAGCATTAGTAACTAATGCCCCTAGATTAAATGCAGAATTTATGCTAGAGGTTTTGGGAATAAAAGAAGCTTTCCATACAGTTGTTTTAGCAGAAGATTGTATTGCAGGTAAACCCGACCCTGCACCCTACCAAGTCGCCCTGAATAAATTGGGAATTACAGCAGAGGAAGCGATCGCTTTAGAAGATTCTCCTTCTGGTATTCGTTCAGCAGTAGGTGCAGATATCCGCACTATTGGTATAGCCTCTACCCACGATCCGCAATTTTTGCAGTCAGTCGGCGCATTTATGGCAATTCCAGATTTTACTGATTTGCAATTGTGGACATTGCTGAACTCATTGATTGATCCAAATTTAAGTGCAATCGCTTCTAATTTTTGA
- a CDS encoding glucosamine-6-phosphate deaminase — protein MPAATNFFRVDDLLVQIYNSEVEMAQDVAEIAQKHLQQVLNLQDTAAVLLATGNSQLKFLDALIALGGVDWSRIILFHLDEYLGITADHSASFRRYMRERVEKRVNPKQFHYIEGDALQPVAECDRYTKLLQAQPIDLCCLGIGENGHLAFNDPAVVNFQDPYSVKLVKLDTVNRQQQVSTGHFPNLETVPQYAFTVTISMICSAKKIICLAPEKRKANVVKQMLQGSISTNCPASILRQQSQARLFLDVNSASLLS, from the coding sequence ATGCCAGCCGCTACAAACTTTTTTCGCGTTGATGATTTACTCGTGCAGATTTACAACTCTGAAGTCGAAATGGCGCAGGATGTTGCCGAAATCGCGCAAAAGCATTTACAGCAAGTTCTTAATCTTCAGGATACAGCTGCTGTATTGTTAGCAACAGGTAATTCCCAACTCAAATTTCTCGATGCTTTGATTGCATTGGGTGGTGTAGATTGGTCACGGATTATTCTATTCCATCTAGATGAATATTTAGGAATTACTGCTGATCATTCTGCCAGTTTTCGCCGCTATATGCGAGAACGTGTAGAAAAGCGGGTTAATCCTAAGCAATTTCATTATATAGAAGGTGATGCATTGCAACCAGTGGCAGAGTGCGATCGCTACACTAAACTATTGCAAGCACAACCAATTGACTTATGCTGTCTCGGTATTGGCGAAAATGGACATTTGGCTTTTAACGATCCAGCAGTCGTAAATTTTCAAGACCCTTACAGTGTGAAACTAGTCAAATTAGATACGGTAAACCGTCAGCAACAAGTAAGTACAGGTCACTTTCCGAATCTAGAAACTGTTCCACAATATGCTTTTACTGTCACCATCTCAATGATTTGTTCAGCTAAAAAAATTATCTGTCTTGCTCCAGAAAAACGTAAAGCGAATGTGGTAAAACAAATGTTGCAGGGGTCTATAAGTACAAATTGTCCGGCTTCTATTCTCCGTCAACAATCCCAAGCAAGGTTATTTTTGGATGTTAATTCTGCTAGTTTGCTGTCGTGA
- the ureG gene encoding urease accessory protein UreG, whose product MNAFRVGVAGPVGSGKTALVDALCKGLREQYQIAVVTNDIYTQEDAQFLVRSQALASDRILGVETGGCPHTAIREDASMNLAAIEQLEERFLDLNLVFLESGGDNLAATFSPELVDLTIYVIDVAAGDKIPRKGGPGITKSDLLVINKTDLAPYVGADLNVMERDAKKMRGDKPFIFTNLKTQSGLADVINFVCTNIC is encoded by the coding sequence ATGAATGCATTTCGAGTAGGGGTTGCTGGGCCAGTGGGTTCGGGGAAGACAGCTTTGGTGGATGCTTTGTGTAAGGGGCTGCGTGAGCAGTATCAAATTGCAGTGGTGACAAATGATATTTATACTCAAGAAGATGCCCAGTTTTTAGTGCGTTCTCAGGCGTTGGCTAGCGATCGCATTTTGGGTGTAGAAACTGGTGGTTGTCCTCACACAGCTATCCGCGAAGATGCTTCAATGAATTTGGCGGCAATTGAACAGTTAGAGGAACGTTTTCTTGATTTGAATTTGGTATTTTTGGAAAGTGGTGGTGATAATTTGGCTGCTACCTTTAGTCCAGAATTGGTGGATTTAACAATTTACGTCATAGATGTTGCAGCAGGCGATAAAATTCCCCGCAAAGGTGGCCCCGGCATTACTAAGTCTGATTTATTGGTGATTAACAAAACTGATTTAGCACCTTATGTTGGTGCAGATTTAAATGTGATGGAACGAGACGCTAAAAAAATGCGCGGCGATAAACCTTTTATTTTTACTAATTTGAAAACTCAGTCTGGACTTGCAGACGTAATTAACTTTGTTTGCACAAATATCTGTTAA
- a CDS encoding urease accessory protein UreF translates to MDNTIMLTDSHFLSILQLASPALPVGAYSYSEGLEMLVENGTIASQSHLKHWLEAELLYGAIRLEAAVMVRSQQAAKISDVESISRWNLWLSAARETEELRASSWQMGRSLIQLLGKLEPQIIPIANAVGNPCNYAIAFGIAVAHWQISIQAGLLGYLHSWASNLITAGVKLIPLGQTAGQQLLLDLQPLLIAAALEILALEDDQLACCSWGLSLASMQHETQYTRLFRS, encoded by the coding sequence ATGGACAACACCATCATGCTCACTGATAGCCATTTTTTAAGTATTTTGCAGTTGGCTAGCCCTGCTTTGCCTGTAGGAGCATATAGCTATTCTGAAGGCTTAGAAATGCTAGTGGAAAATGGTACGATCGCTAGCCAGTCACATCTCAAACATTGGCTAGAAGCGGAGTTGCTCTATGGGGCAATTCGGTTGGAGGCGGCGGTGATGGTACGATCGCAACAAGCGGCAAAAATAAGTGATGTTGAGTCCATATCCCGTTGGAATCTGTGGTTATCCGCAGCCAGAGAAACAGAAGAGTTACGCGCCTCTAGTTGGCAGATGGGGCGATCGCTCATCCAATTACTTGGTAAACTAGAGCCGCAGATTATACCTATTGCTAATGCTGTAGGCAATCCTTGCAATTATGCGATCGCTTTTGGCATTGCCGTTGCCCATTGGCAAATCAGTATCCAAGCCGGATTACTCGGATATCTGCATAGTTGGGCAAGTAACTTAATTACTGCTGGCGTGAAACTTATCCCCCTTGGACAAACAGCAGGACAGCAGTTATTGCTAGATTTGCAGCCATTACTCATTGCTGCGGCGTTAGAAATTTTAGCGTTGGAAGACGATCAACTCGCCTGTTGTAGTTGGGGTTTATCACTAGCAAGTATGCAGCATGAAACGCAATATACAAGATTGTTTAGAAGTTAG
- the ureE gene encoding urease accessory protein UreE, whose product MLTFTQLKPPNPDATVAFTLALTAEERTRSRHRFETEAGKVVFLHLPRGSVLHDGDILQEETHSSLIRITAKPEVVLTAFAQTPLLLLRAAYHLGNRHVPVEITPTYLRLSSDSVLRTMLEQLGLEVKEEISPFQPELGAYGQHHHAH is encoded by the coding sequence ATGCTGACATTTACCCAACTTAAACCACCTAACCCCGATGCTACAGTCGCTTTTACTCTGGCGTTGACAGCAGAAGAACGCACCCGCAGTCGTCATCGTTTTGAAACGGAAGCTGGTAAAGTTGTGTTTTTACATTTACCCAGAGGAAGTGTTTTACACGATGGCGATATTCTTCAAGAAGAAACCCATAGCAGTTTAATCAGAATTACCGCCAAACCAGAAGTAGTGCTGACTGCCTTTGCCCAAACACCGCTTTTGTTATTACGGGCGGCATACCATTTGGGAAATCGCCATGTCCCTGTAGAAATTACTCCGACTTATTTACGCTTGTCCTCAGATTCTGTTTTACGCACAATGTTGGAACAACTGGGGTTAGAAGTTAAAGAGGAAATTTCACCGTTTCAGCCAGAATTGGGAGCTTATGGACAACACCATCATGCTCACTGA
- a CDS encoding single-stranded DNA-binding protein, with product MNSCVLMAEIINEPQLRYTADNLGVTEMLVQFPNSLKPEDPPATLKVVGWGNLATEIQQNYHQGDRVILVGRLGMNTVPMEGFKEKRAELTVQQIQPVGGSFNSDPLPSATVTPSFTETTPRQPSASRPAQKDVPSYESPRPAPTPATNPVAVTPQATSYEPIPQPTYPAVKQEEPDPDDIPF from the coding sequence ATGAACAGCTGCGTTTTGATGGCGGAAATTATTAACGAGCCGCAACTCCGCTATACAGCCGATAATTTGGGAGTTACGGAAATGCTGGTGCAGTTTCCCAATTCCCTAAAACCAGAAGACCCGCCAGCCACCTTGAAAGTTGTCGGCTGGGGGAATTTAGCGACAGAAATTCAGCAAAACTACCACCAAGGCGATCGCGTCATCCTGGTAGGACGTTTAGGCATGAATACTGTTCCGATGGAAGGTTTTAAAGAAAAACGCGCTGAATTGACGGTGCAACAAATTCAACCTGTTGGAGGCAGTTTTAATAGCGATCCGTTGCCCTCAGCAACCGTAACTCCATCATTCACTGAAACTACTCCACGACAACCATCAGCATCTCGTCCTGCACAAAAAGACGTTCCCAGTTACGAGTCACCACGTCCAGCGCCTACCCCAGCGACAAATCCTGTTGCTGTTACTCCCCAAGCAACAAGTTACGAACCCATACCCCAACCCACTTATCCAGCAGTGAAACAGGAAGAACCAGATCCAGATGATATCCCGTTCTAA
- a CDS encoding ABC transporter ATP-binding protein encodes MSQVVLENVYKSFSPRKGEGVTSQSQSSLTSGEKIDAAQERAGSVNVLRRINLTIADGEFMVLVGPSGCGKSTLLRLIAGLEVMTGGNIWIGDRLINDLPPKERDIAMVFQNYALYPHMTVYDNIAFGLRRRESRGAEEQGSRGENTSSSQYLWAWAENLFVGATKKLPKGLRYISDKERAVNEQVRSVAQLLQIETLLNRLPKQLSGGQRQRVALGRAIARDPQVFLMDEPLSNLDAKLRAETRAQIVKLQRQLGTTTIYVTHDQTEAMTMGDRIAIMSEGKIQQVASPLELYNRPANLFVAEFIGSPPMNFIPVEFHAPQLITHSQLRFTLPEVWGKALQKYDGKTLILGIRPEHFNLSMPATKNLPVQVDLVENLGNDSFLSVRIAEPGSQPANTANSLQVRIPPDRFVQPGEQLWLSLTPEKIHFFDPETELAIFA; translated from the coding sequence GTGTCCCAAGTTGTTTTAGAAAACGTTTATAAAAGTTTTTCCCCGCGTAAAGGGGAAGGTGTTACCTCACAAAGCCAATCTTCCCTTACATCTGGGGAGAAAATCGATGCAGCGCAAGAACGTGCAGGAAGTGTCAACGTTTTGCGGCGGATTAACCTGACGATCGCAGATGGCGAGTTTATGGTGCTGGTAGGCCCTTCTGGTTGTGGTAAAAGCACCTTGCTGCGATTAATCGCTGGGTTAGAAGTGATGACTGGCGGTAATATCTGGATAGGCGATCGCTTAATCAATGACCTGCCACCCAAGGAACGCGACATCGCAATGGTGTTCCAAAATTACGCCCTTTATCCTCACATGACGGTGTATGACAACATTGCTTTTGGGTTACGGCGTAGGGAAAGCAGAGGAGCAGAGGAGCAGGGGAGCAGAGGAGAAAATACTTCCTCGTCTCAATATCTTTGGGCGTGGGCAGAAAATCTTTTTGTGGGTGCGACAAAAAAGTTACCTAAAGGACTCCGTTATATTTCTGACAAAGAACGAGCGGTAAATGAGCAGGTGCGTAGTGTTGCTCAACTGTTGCAAATCGAAACATTGTTGAATCGTTTACCCAAACAGCTATCTGGGGGACAAAGACAACGGGTTGCATTGGGACGAGCGATCGCACGTGACCCCCAAGTATTCTTAATGGATGAGCCGCTTTCTAACTTAGATGCCAAACTACGGGCGGAAACCCGCGCTCAAATTGTCAAATTGCAGCGCCAACTGGGGACAACGACAATTTACGTTACCCATGATCAAACAGAAGCGATGACGATGGGTGATCGCATTGCAATTATGTCTGAGGGTAAAATTCAGCAAGTCGCTTCTCCCCTAGAACTTTACAACCGTCCTGCTAACCTTTTTGTAGCAGAATTCATTGGTTCACCACCGATGAATTTTATTCCTGTAGAATTTCATGCCCCGCAGTTGATTACTCATTCCCAGTTGCGTTTCACCCTGCCAGAAGTTTGGGGAAAAGCTTTACAAAAATATGATGGGAAAACTTTAATTTTAGGCATTCGTCCAGAACACTTTAACTTGAGTATGCCTGCAACCAAAAATTTACCCGTGCAAGTAGATTTGGTAGAGAATTTAGGTAACGATTCTTTCTTATCTGTTAGGATTGCCGAACCTGGTTCTCAACCTGCTAATACAGCCAATTCCCTACAAGTGCGAATACCGCCAGACAGATTTGTACAACCTGGAGAGCAACTATGGTTATCGCTAACTCCAGAGAAAATTCACTTTTTTGATCCGGAAACTGAGTTAGCAATATTTGCCTAG
- a CDS encoding cytochrome ubiquinol oxidase subunit I, with product MDFLSDTVALSRMQFALTAIFHMLWPVLTTGMGIYLVIVEGIWLKTRNPDYYYHARFWAKLYVLNFGIGVASGLPMEFQFGTNWAPFSEAVGDFFGSILGFEASMAFMLEAGFLGIMLFGWERVNPVIHYFATIMVAFGANLSTFWILAANSWLQTPAGGEMVNGKFVVDDYFQAILNPFMLNSVSHMFLATLETSLFVIGGISAWYILNNRHQAFFARSLKIVLATAIAVTPLQIYVGHLSAEQVADYQPTKLAAMEAKWETSPAGQPAPWSVVALPNNKTEQNDWEISIPNGLGYILEFKQNLSKPVLGLKHWKPEDRPRMVGLIYYAFRIMSGIGFFLAGLMGISVIQWLRGKLSPEAIAGQKWLLRIWILAAPLGYIAVESGWIVRCVGRQPWIVYGQIRTADGASHLPASEVLTSLVIFAGIYTTLFICALFFGSRIIRQGPNLELPVPGIDTQPGVETTPAKFVPDQRPVEAEQ from the coding sequence ATGGATTTTCTCTCGGACACCGTTGCCCTCTCACGGATGCAGTTTGCACTGACGGCGATCTTTCACATGCTATGGCCTGTTCTCACCACTGGGATGGGGATTTATCTGGTCATCGTCGAAGGAATATGGCTCAAAACACGCAATCCCGATTACTACTACCATGCTCGTTTCTGGGCAAAGTTATATGTGTTGAACTTCGGCATTGGTGTAGCATCCGGTTTGCCGATGGAGTTTCAATTTGGCACGAACTGGGCACCGTTTTCCGAAGCGGTAGGCGACTTTTTTGGCAGCATTTTAGGCTTTGAGGCTTCGATGGCATTCATGCTCGAAGCTGGATTTCTGGGGATTATGCTGTTTGGCTGGGAACGAGTAAACCCAGTGATTCACTATTTTGCCACGATTATGGTTGCCTTTGGTGCAAACCTATCTACCTTCTGGATTTTAGCTGCAAACTCTTGGTTGCAGACCCCGGCAGGCGGAGAAATGGTGAACGGGAAGTTTGTTGTCGATGATTACTTTCAGGCAATTTTAAATCCTTTCATGCTCAACAGCGTGTCACACATGTTTTTAGCGACGCTGGAAACCTCTCTGTTTGTGATTGGGGGAATTAGCGCTTGGTATATTCTCAACAATCGTCATCAGGCTTTCTTTGCGCGATCGCTTAAAATTGTCTTAGCAACTGCGATCGCTGTCACCCCATTACAAATCTACGTCGGACACCTCAGCGCCGAGCAAGTAGCTGATTATCAACCTACCAAACTCGCGGCAATGGAAGCGAAGTGGGAAACTAGTCCAGCAGGACAACCTGCGCCTTGGAGTGTGGTGGCATTACCCAATAATAAGACTGAGCAAAATGATTGGGAAATCTCAATTCCCAACGGCTTAGGCTACATTTTGGAATTCAAACAGAACCTCTCTAAACCCGTTCTCGGACTGAAACATTGGAAACCTGAAGATCGCCCCCGGATGGTAGGTTTGATTTATTATGCCTTCCGTATTATGAGCGGTATTGGCTTCTTCTTGGCTGGATTGATGGGTATCAGTGTGATTCAATGGTTGCGGGGCAAACTTTCACCAGAAGCGATCGCCGGGCAGAAATGGCTACTGCGAATCTGGATTCTGGCGGCTCCATTGGGCTACATTGCTGTCGAATCGGGCTGGATTGTGCGTTGTGTTGGGCGGCAACCCTGGATCGTTTATGGGCAAATTCGCACGGCAGACGGAGCCTCTCACCTACCTGCTAGTGAGGTTTTAACATCCCTGGTGATTTTTGCTGGAATTTATACAACCCTGTTTATTTGTGCCTTATTCTTTGGTAGTCGGATAATTCGTCAAGGCCCCAATCTGGAGCTTCCGGTTCCAGGTATTGACACCCAACCTGGTGTAGAAACTACTCCGGCTAAATTTGTCCCAGATCAACGTCCTGTAGAAGCAGAGCAATGA
- a CDS encoding alpha/beta fold hydrolase, whose protein sequence is MSDSFDVLWLNASPVLKRFDKPLLEYLSGYMRIAQWEYQQTKDEASSIDQAVELLYKFLEWHDRPMHLAGHGMGGAIALSFARRFPQKVRSLTLLAVAAQPANNWQAHYYFQRQLFSISRELVLASSVRSLFGNQPPHTTKKLVAALDKDLEQSPTSHSLFKLVYLPKGGVSMPMMICGSKTDPVVNSTVLHDWLNWLKPEDKLWECPEGYHFFHYFYPQQVGEQILSFWKRHNLHLVEASALSFSSSTN, encoded by the coding sequence ATGTCTGATTCATTTGATGTTCTGTGGTTAAATGCCAGTCCTGTTTTGAAGCGTTTCGATAAACCATTACTTGAATATTTATCTGGGTATATGAGAATCGCCCAGTGGGAATACCAGCAAACCAAAGATGAAGCCAGTTCCATAGATCAAGCTGTAGAGTTGCTATATAAGTTTTTAGAATGGCACGATCGCCCCATGCATTTAGCCGGTCATGGGATGGGTGGTGCGATCGCTTTAAGCTTTGCGCGGCGATTTCCGCAAAAAGTGCGATCGCTCACTCTGCTGGCTGTAGCTGCTCAACCTGCAAACAATTGGCAAGCTCACTATTACTTTCAACGACAACTTTTTAGCATTAGCCGTGAGCTAGTTTTAGCAAGCAGCGTTCGCAGTCTATTTGGAAATCAACCACCTCATACTACTAAAAAGTTAGTAGCTGCCTTAGATAAAGATTTAGAACAATCTCCCACATCACACTCTTTATTTAAGTTGGTTTATTTACCCAAGGGTGGAGTTTCTATGCCAATGATGATCTGTGGTAGCAAGACTGATCCGGTAGTCAACTCAACTGTATTGCATGACTGGTTAAATTGGTTGAAGCCAGAAGATAAACTCTGGGAATGCCCAGAAGGATACCATTTTTTTCATTACTTCTATCCTCAACAGGTTGGCGAACAAATTTTGAGTTTTTGGAAACGCCACAATCTACATTTAGTAGAAGCATCTGCACTATCTTTTAGCAGTTCTACAAATTAG